A single genomic interval of Gammaproteobacteria bacterium harbors:
- the modA gene encoding molybdate ABC transporter substrate-binding protein, which translates to MFLVALFSADISPAGAREPLNIAVAANVRYAFDELAAAFRRETGIETAGVYASSGKLTAQIMNGAPFDVFLSADMEYPDRLQREGYAVDPPVIYAYGALVVWTLTGLDLTPGVRALAAPGVSRVAYANPRLAPYGRAAEEALAHYGVLDAVRAKAVSGESISQVNQYIHSRNVEAGFTAKAVVRSPAMRGTGTWIEVPRDAYRPIAQGVVVLKHGADTAARDCARFVEFLASDPARAILADYGYTLP; encoded by the coding sequence ATGTTTCTCGTTGCGCTGTTCTCGGCGGACATCTCACCGGCGGGCGCGCGGGAGCCCCTGAACATCGCCGTGGCGGCGAACGTCCGCTATGCCTTCGACGAGCTGGCGGCTGCGTTCCGGCGCGAGACGGGGATCGAGACCGCCGGCGTCTACGCCTCCTCCGGCAAGCTCACCGCCCAGATCATGAACGGGGCGCCGTTCGACGTGTTCCTGTCGGCCGACATGGAATATCCGGACAGGCTGCAGCGCGAGGGATACGCCGTCGATCCCCCCGTGATCTACGCCTACGGCGCCCTGGTGGTGTGGACCCTGACCGGCCTCGACCTGACGCCGGGCGTGCGGGCGCTGGCCGCACCCGGGGTCTCGCGGGTCGCGTACGCCAATCCGAGGCTCGCCCCCTATGGCCGCGCGGCGGAGGAGGCGCTGGCCCATTACGGCGTTCTCGACGCCGTGCGGGCCAAGGCCGTGTCCGGCGAGAGCATCTCGCAGGTGAACCAGTACATCCATTCGCGCAACGTCGAGGCCGGCTTCACCGCGAAGGCGGTGGTGCGCTCTCCCGCGATGCGCGGCACGGGCACATGGATCGAGGTCCCGCGGGATGCCTACCGGCCCATCGCGCAGGGGGTGGTGGTGCTGAAACACGGCGCGGACACCGCGGCAAGGGACTGCGCCCGCTTCGTCGAATTCCTCGCCTCCGACCCGGCGCGCGCGATCCTGGCGGACTATGGATACACCCTGCCGTGA
- a CDS encoding glycosyltransferase, with the protein MSKTRAIAAAALLVLLSYALWAGFNRPQEVADWPQHIHGFAFSPVRADQNLIENKYPSTAEIDRDLALLARGATSVRTYSVESTFAEIPALAQKHGLAVTLGVWLSGDLVRNETELARAIDLVHTHRNIDRLIVGNEVLLRGDLTEAELAAYLDRARKAVKIPVSTADIWSTWLRHPGLARHVDFIAAHVLPYWEGMPVGESVDYVVQRHQQLRAEFPRMPVMLAEVGWPSKGRTRHGAVASVANEAVFLREFLTRAQKEGYTYYLMEAFDQPWKRAIEGDVGAYWGVYDVERRPKFAFEGDIVPNRHWPLLAGAGAALAFIALLLLSIDGSAFRRRGLVFLGAVAFGAATALAWIIDTYADQYWTPLSVGVGVLFVLSLIAILAVLFAEAHEWAETLWVSVRRRELAPVPAEATLPKVSIHVATYNEPPAMVIETLNALARLDYPDFEVLLIDNNTRDPAVWQPVEAHCAQLGPRFRFFHVDRLAGYKAGALNFALRHTAQDAAIVAVVDSDYAVNPEWLRELVPQFARAKTAIVQAPQDYRDAGQNPFKAMAYREYQGFFRIGMVTRNDRNAIIQHGTMTLIRRSVLEEVGGWGEWCITEDAELGLRVFERGYEAVYTPRSYGKGLTPDTFIDYKKQRYRWVYGAMQILRRHARGLLTGAGTGLNAGQRYHFVAGWLPWIADGVNFFFTLAALTWAAALLYDPIRIDPPMVIFGLPPLALFAFKISKLLHLYRRAIGAGWRDTIGAALAGLALSHAIAKAVILGAVTRDQPFICTPKMKRASALSRALLSVPEELVLLSLLWGFAAAVLYVDVSGSVELKLFACVMLVQSLPYLAAVGMAFISAHPQLRALRAAAPSIVPAPAEGGADTEPETGTD; encoded by the coding sequence ATGAGCAAGACTCGGGCGATCGCCGCGGCGGCATTGTTGGTACTGTTGAGCTATGCACTGTGGGCCGGTTTCAACCGGCCGCAGGAGGTCGCGGACTGGCCGCAGCACATCCATGGCTTCGCGTTCTCGCCGGTGCGCGCGGACCAGAATCTCATCGAGAACAAGTATCCCTCCACGGCGGAGATCGACCGCGATCTTGCGCTGCTCGCGCGCGGCGCCACTTCGGTGCGCACCTACTCGGTGGAAAGCACTTTCGCCGAGATCCCCGCACTCGCGCAGAAGCACGGCCTCGCCGTCACGCTCGGCGTGTGGCTGAGCGGCGACCTGGTGCGCAATGAGACGGAGCTCGCCAGGGCGATCGATCTCGTGCACACCCACCGTAACATCGACCGCCTGATCGTCGGAAACGAGGTCCTGCTGCGCGGCGACCTGACCGAGGCCGAGCTGGCCGCATATCTCGATCGCGCGCGCAAGGCGGTGAAGATCCCGGTCAGCACGGCGGACATCTGGAGCACCTGGCTCCGGCATCCGGGTCTGGCGCGCCACGTGGATTTCATCGCCGCCCACGTGCTGCCGTACTGGGAAGGCATGCCGGTCGGGGAGTCGGTCGACTACGTCGTGCAGCGCCACCAGCAGCTCCGGGCCGAGTTCCCGCGCATGCCGGTCATGCTCGCCGAGGTGGGCTGGCCGAGCAAGGGACGCACGCGCCACGGCGCGGTCGCCTCCGTTGCGAACGAGGCGGTGTTCCTGCGCGAGTTCCTCACGCGCGCGCAGAAGGAGGGCTATACCTACTACCTGATGGAGGCCTTCGACCAGCCGTGGAAGCGCGCCATCGAAGGCGACGTCGGTGCCTACTGGGGCGTATACGACGTCGAGCGCAGGCCGAAATTCGCCTTCGAGGGCGACATCGTCCCGAACCGGCACTGGCCGCTGCTCGCCGGCGCCGGCGCCGCGCTCGCGTTCATCGCGCTGCTGCTGCTCTCCATCGACGGCAGCGCGTTCCGCCGGCGCGGGCTGGTGTTCCTAGGCGCCGTCGCATTCGGCGCCGCCACCGCCCTGGCGTGGATCATCGATACCTATGCCGACCAGTACTGGACACCGCTCAGTGTCGGCGTAGGCGTGCTGTTCGTCCTCTCGCTCATCGCCATCCTCGCCGTGCTGTTCGCCGAGGCGCACGAGTGGGCCGAGACCCTGTGGGTGTCCGTGCGGCGGCGCGAGCTCGCGCCCGTGCCCGCCGAAGCGACCCTGCCCAAGGTGTCGATCCACGTCGCCACCTACAACGAACCGCCGGCCATGGTCATCGAGACGCTGAACGCGCTCGCGCGGCTGGACTATCCCGACTTTGAAGTGCTGCTCATCGACAACAACACGCGCGATCCCGCCGTGTGGCAGCCGGTCGAGGCGCACTGCGCGCAGCTCGGTCCGCGCTTCCGCTTCTTCCACGTCGATCGGCTCGCCGGCTACAAGGCGGGCGCGCTCAATTTCGCGCTGCGCCACACGGCACAGGACGCGGCGATCGTCGCCGTCGTCGACAGCGACTACGCCGTCAATCCCGAGTGGCTGCGCGAGCTGGTGCCGCAGTTCGCGCGCGCGAAGACCGCCATCGTGCAGGCGCCGCAGGACTACCGCGACGCCGGCCAGAACCCGTTCAAGGCGATGGCCTACCGGGAGTACCAGGGCTTCTTCCGCATCGGCATGGTCACGCGCAACGACCGCAACGCCATCATCCAGCACGGCACCATGACGCTGATCCGCCGCTCCGTACTGGAGGAGGTCGGCGGCTGGGGCGAGTGGTGCATCACCGAGGACGCCGAGCTCGGCCTGCGCGTGTTCGAGCGCGGCTACGAGGCCGTCTACACGCCGCGCAGCTACGGCAAGGGCCTCACCCCCGACACCTTCATCGACTACAAGAAGCAACGCTACCGCTGGGTGTACGGCGCGATGCAGATCCTGCGCCGGCACGCGCGCGGACTGCTTACCGGCGCCGGCACCGGCCTGAACGCCGGCCAGCGCTACCACTTCGTCGCCGGCTGGCTGCCGTGGATCGCCGACGGCGTGAACTTCTTCTTCACGCTCGCCGCGCTGACGTGGGCGGCGGCGCTGCTGTACGACCCGATCCGCATCGATCCGCCGATGGTGATCTTCGGCCTGCCGCCGCTCGCGCTGTTCGCGTTCAAGATCTCCAAGCTGCTGCACCTGTACCGCCGCGCGATCGGCGCCGGCTGGCGCGACACAATCGGCGCCGCGCTGGCCGGCCTCGCGCTGTCCCACGCCATCGCCAAGGCGGTGATCCTCGGCGCCGTCACGCGCGACCAGCCCTTCATCTGCACGCCAAAGATGAAGCGCGCCTCGGCGCTGTCGCGCGCGCTGCTGTCGGTGCCGGAGGAGCTCGTCCTGCTGTCCCTGCTGTGGGGCTTCGCCGCCGCCGTCCTGTACGTCGACGTCTCGGGCAGCGTCGAGCTGAAGCTGTTTGCCTGCGTCATGCTGGTGCAGTCGCTGCCCTACCTGGCCGCCGTCGGCATGGCTTTCATCAGCGCGCATCCGCAGCTCAGGGCGCTGCGCGCCGCCGCGCCGTCCATCGTCCCCGCGCCGGCCGAGGGGGGCGCTGACACCGAACCGGAAACGGGGACAGATTGA
- a CDS encoding polymer-forming cytoskeletal protein, which yields MNAVRSTPLRFLLAVSALLLSSAALADDRRTVMAGDFDEDVYIAGEDVTVNARVAGDVIAAGGHVLIDNFVGGDVAAAGGQVEIAAHVEDDVRVAGGRVRLDGHILGDAIAAGGHVRLTPDAMVGERAWLAGGTIEVDGGVTGELRAAGNEVIISGAVDGDVRVYAKTLRVLPGARIAGKLDYYGPTQATIAPDAVIGAFAHHALHESADRDGGGERGFALVFYFVLGITGIVLYLIFPRFALDAMRALGTRPGVSFGLGLAALFTIPPVAVLLMMTLAGLLLGVVLFGFYALLLLAGFLTGMLFVGDRLLRLLRHGEDVRYSKRLLSLIAALLILWLIGFLPLVGGFAVFLLLVLGIGAVVLQMWRAYKGAGATVKS from the coding sequence ATGAATGCAGTTCGCAGCACCCCGCTCCGGTTCCTGCTTGCCGTATCCGCCCTGCTTCTGTCCTCCGCCGCGCTCGCGGACGACAGGCGCACGGTCATGGCGGGCGACTTCGACGAAGACGTGTATATCGCCGGCGAGGACGTGACGGTGAACGCACGGGTCGCGGGCGACGTGATCGCGGCGGGCGGACATGTACTGATCGACAATTTCGTCGGCGGCGACGTCGCGGCCGCGGGCGGACAGGTCGAGATCGCTGCGCATGTCGAGGATGACGTGCGCGTCGCCGGGGGCCGGGTGCGCCTGGACGGCCACATCCTCGGCGATGCGATCGCGGCAGGCGGACACGTCCGGCTGACACCGGACGCGATGGTCGGCGAACGCGCCTGGCTGGCCGGCGGCACGATCGAGGTCGACGGCGGCGTCACGGGGGAACTGCGCGCGGCCGGCAACGAGGTCATCATCTCCGGCGCGGTGGACGGCGACGTGCGCGTCTACGCGAAGACGCTCAGGGTGCTGCCGGGCGCCCGCATCGCGGGCAAACTCGATTACTACGGGCCCACCCAGGCGACGATCGCACCCGATGCGGTGATCGGCGCGTTCGCGCACCATGCGCTGCACGAATCCGCGGACAGGGACGGCGGCGGGGAACGCGGATTCGCGCTGGTGTTCTACTTCGTACTGGGCATCACCGGCATCGTGCTGTATCTGATCTTTCCGCGCTTCGCGCTCGATGCCATGCGCGCGCTCGGGACGCGGCCCGGCGTGAGTTTCGGGCTCGGCCTCGCGGCGCTGTTCACCATTCCGCCGGTCGCCGTCCTGCTGATGATGACGCTGGCCGGCCTGCTGCTCGGCGTGGTGCTGTTCGGGTTTTACGCCCTGCTGCTGCTCGCCGGCTTCCTCACCGGCATGCTGTTCGTCGGCGACCGACTGCTGCGGCTGCTGCGCCACGGCGAGGACGTCAGGTACAGCAAGCGCCTGCTGTCGCTGATCGCGGCGCTGCTGATCCTGTGGCTGATCGGATTCCTGCCGCTCGTCGGCGGCTTCGCGGTGTTCCTGCTGCTGGTGTTGGGCATCGGCGCAGTGGTGCTGCAGATGTGGCGTGCCTACAAGGGCGCCGGGGCGACGGTCAAGTCCTGA
- a CDS encoding flippase-like domain-containing protein: MKVRALLIVFSVLAGLAVAFAYGGLEAFARMAQLPLWPLAAGLAMIVLGWQVNAARLRLLVRGLGQSLTQREAFPLVMATEFSYAATPAGAGGPLACIYLLTQRGVPAAQAAALCTIDQLLDLVFFLTLLPLLAVLLLSGYAPVQLQHQLILLALVLAGGLGLAGLVLWKYRRALLLTRRLLRALRIAHARRVRLARAFVRFRRGIRLILALPRRRLLAVYALCATHWLLRYSVLFVLTVGAGADVTWSTLILVQMLALTAGQISLLPGGSGTVELAFGVLMSRWLDPATAVAVMLEWRFVLYYWYLLAGAPFFTALILRRKQADDLEISPRLASTRRAD; encoded by the coding sequence ATGAAGGTCCGCGCGCTGCTGATCGTCTTCTCGGTCCTCGCCGGCCTCGCGGTCGCCTTCGCCTACGGCGGCCTCGAGGCCTTCGCGCGCATGGCGCAACTGCCCCTGTGGCCGCTCGCCGCGGGGCTCGCGATGATCGTGCTCGGCTGGCAGGTGAACGCCGCGCGGCTGCGCCTGCTGGTGCGCGGACTCGGCCAGAGCCTGACGCAGCGCGAGGCCTTCCCGCTGGTGATGGCGACGGAGTTCTCCTATGCCGCCACGCCGGCCGGCGCCGGCGGACCGCTCGCCTGCATCTACCTGTTGACGCAGCGCGGCGTGCCTGCCGCACAGGCGGCCGCGCTGTGCACCATCGACCAGTTGCTCGACCTGGTGTTCTTCCTCACCCTGCTGCCGCTGCTCGCCGTGCTGCTGCTCAGCGGCTACGCGCCAGTGCAATTGCAGCACCAGCTCATCCTGCTCGCGCTGGTGCTGGCCGGAGGGCTGGGACTCGCGGGACTGGTGCTGTGGAAATACCGCCGCGCCCTGCTGCTGACCAGGCGGTTGCTGCGCGCGCTGCGCATCGCGCACGCCCGGCGCGTGCGGCTGGCGCGCGCCTTCGTGCGCTTCCGCCGCGGCATCCGCCTGATCCTCGCACTGCCGCGGCGGCGCCTGCTCGCGGTGTACGCGCTGTGCGCGACGCACTGGCTGCTGCGCTACAGCGTGCTGTTCGTGCTGACCGTCGGTGCCGGTGCCGACGTGACCTGGTCGACCCTGATCCTGGTGCAGATGCTCGCGCTCACCGCCGGCCAGATCAGCCTGCTGCCGGGCGGCAGCGGCACGGTGGAGCTCGCCTTCGGCGTGCTGATGTCGCGCTGGCTCGATCCCGCCACTGCTGTCGCGGTGATGCTCGAGTGGCGCTTCGTCCTGTACTACTGGTACCTGCTCGCAGGCGCGCCGTTCTTCACCGCGCTGATCCTGCGCCGGAAGCAGGCGGACGACCTGGAGATAAGCCCGCGCCTTGCGTCCACCCGCAGGGCGGATTAA
- a CDS encoding glycosyltransferase family 1 protein, whose protein sequence is MHITDITMFYAPQSGGVRTYLTAKHRALTAMPGVRHSIVVPGAADGEADGIHTVAAPPIPYGNGYRCPLRTGAWRRRLERLRPDVIEAGDPYRLAWAALAAGDRLGVPVVGFYHSDLPRLVGARFGDAWGGLAAAYVRRLYARFDLTLAPSRVMADYLESLGVPRVAVQPLGVDTTLFHPAKRDAGLRRELGLSGRTRLLVFAGRGAREKNIPVLLETLQRLGPHYHLLLIGPGMPVRDIPANVTVCPRYHDGAALSRWLASADAFIHAGAQETFGLVVLEAMASGLPVIGVNAGAVAELVAPGTGLLAQRADAPALAEAVEYLSALDLAAMGRLARARIEAHWSWDCVFRQLLARYAGLIRSGAPRALAPAHYAR, encoded by the coding sequence ATGCACATAACGGACATCACCATGTTCTACGCCCCGCAGAGCGGCGGGGTGCGGACCTATCTCACGGCGAAACACCGCGCGCTTACGGCCATGCCGGGCGTGCGCCACAGCATCGTGGTGCCGGGCGCGGCGGACGGAGAGGCGGACGGTATCCACACGGTGGCGGCGCCGCCCATCCCCTACGGAAACGGCTACCGCTGCCCGCTGCGCACCGGCGCGTGGCGCCGGCGCCTGGAACGGCTGCGCCCCGATGTGATCGAGGCCGGCGATCCCTACCGCCTCGCATGGGCGGCGCTGGCGGCGGGCGACCGGCTCGGCGTGCCGGTGGTCGGCTTCTATCACTCCGACCTGCCGCGGCTGGTCGGCGCGCGCTTCGGTGACGCGTGGGGCGGGCTGGCGGCGGCGTACGTGCGCCGGCTCTATGCGCGCTTCGACCTCACCCTCGCCCCGAGCCGCGTGATGGCAGACTACCTGGAATCCCTCGGCGTGCCCCGCGTCGCGGTGCAGCCGCTCGGCGTCGATACCACGCTGTTCCATCCGGCCAAACGCGACGCGGGCCTGCGCCGTGAACTGGGGCTGTCCGGCCGTACCCGGCTGCTGGTCTTCGCCGGGCGCGGCGCGCGCGAGAAGAACATCCCCGTGCTGCTGGAGACCCTGCAGCGCCTCGGGCCGCACTATCACCTGCTGCTGATCGGTCCCGGGATGCCGGTGCGGGACATCCCCGCGAATGTCACGGTCTGCCCGCGCTACCACGACGGCGCGGCGCTGTCGCGCTGGCTCGCGAGCGCGGACGCGTTCATCCACGCCGGCGCGCAGGAGACTTTCGGGCTGGTGGTGCTGGAGGCAATGGCGAGCGGACTGCCGGTGATCGGCGTCAACGCCGGCGCGGTCGCCGAGCTCGTCGCGCCGGGCACCGGCCTGCTGGCGCAGCGGGCCGACGCACCCGCCCTCGCCGAGGCTGTCGAGTACCTGTCCGCGCTCGACCTCGCCGCGATGGGCCGCCTGGCGCGGGCGCGCATCGAGGCGCACTGGAGCTGGGACTGCGTGTTCCGCCAGTTGCTCGCCCGCTACGCCGGCCTGATCAGGAGCGGCGCCCCGCGGGCGCTGGCCCCGGCGCACTATGCCCGCTGA
- a CDS encoding methyltransferase domain-containing protein, with protein sequence MSNKGNQPDWDKIAEKFDVFLPQIAPVGEVLLRALAVAPGDKVLDLASGTGEPALTLARRQPHAVITGIDAAEGMVRVAQKKVAAERLPNISFRTMPAERLDFADASFDKALCRFGVMLFEDPLKGCREIHRVLKPGGAFAFAVWGTPESMTTMSWAARAFKGRVPEEHQPPLEKVTSLGRPGVLDGMLKSAGFAQFSVTPHRFDYQYESFEAYWSAMEASEILRQQFNAMPVAEQASVRDEIARFARDFQTDHGLVIPHEFLLAVGHK encoded by the coding sequence ATGAGCAATAAAGGCAACCAGCCCGACTGGGACAAGATCGCGGAGAAGTTCGACGTCTTCCTGCCGCAGATCGCCCCGGTGGGGGAGGTGTTGCTGCGGGCGCTGGCGGTCGCGCCGGGTGACAAGGTGCTCGACCTCGCCTCCGGCACCGGCGAGCCGGCGCTGACGCTGGCGCGGCGCCAGCCCCACGCCGTCATCACCGGCATCGACGCCGCCGAGGGCATGGTGCGGGTCGCGCAGAAGAAGGTCGCGGCGGAGCGCCTGCCGAACATCAGCTTCCGGACCATGCCGGCCGAGCGCCTCGACTTCGCCGACGCCAGTTTCGACAAGGCGCTGTGCCGTTTCGGCGTGATGCTGTTCGAGGATCCGCTCAAGGGCTGCCGCGAGATCCACCGTGTGCTGAAGCCCGGCGGCGCCTTCGCCTTCGCCGTGTGGGGCACGCCGGAGTCCATGACCACCATGAGCTGGGCTGCGCGGGCGTTCAAGGGCCGCGTGCCCGAGGAGCACCAGCCGCCGCTCGAAAAGGTCACCTCTCTGGGCCGGCCCGGCGTGCTCGACGGGATGCTGAAATCCGCCGGCTTCGCGCAATTCAGCGTCACGCCGCACCGCTTTGATTACCAGTATGAATCCTTCGAGGCCTACTGGAGTGCCATGGAGGCCTCCGAGATCCTCAGGCAGCAGTTCAACGCCATGCCCGTCGCCGAGCAGGCCAGCGTCCGCGACGAGATCGCCCGCTTCGCGCGCGACTTCCAGACCGACCACGGCCTGGTCATCCCGCACGAATTCCTGCTGGCGGTGGGACACAAATAG
- a CDS encoding class I SAM-dependent methyltransferase — MTDRIVRATTHLAVALSLLCAAPAFAADTALESILTGEHRSEANKARDQYRHPIETLTFFGLRDDMTVVEVFPGGGWYTEILAPYLRDKGIYYAAGFDPDSSANFARRAAKSFKDKMDADPGLYGKVKTTVLAPPDKTAIAPPGSADMVLTFRNIHNWMAAGTADQIFAAMFSALKPGGVLGVVEHRGNPAVPQDPKAKSGYVNQEHAIRLAEKAGFKFVEGSEINANPRDTKDHPKGVWTLPPTFALEDEDRAKYLAIGESDRFTLKFVKP; from the coding sequence ATGACTGACAGAATCGTTCGTGCCACGACCCACCTCGCCGTCGCGCTGTCGCTACTCTGCGCCGCGCCGGCCTTTGCCGCCGACACGGCCCTGGAAAGCATCCTTACGGGAGAGCACCGCTCGGAGGCGAACAAGGCGCGCGACCAATACCGCCATCCGATCGAGACACTGACCTTTTTCGGCCTCCGGGACGACATGACCGTGGTCGAGGTCTTCCCCGGCGGCGGCTGGTACACCGAGATCCTCGCGCCCTACCTGAGGGACAAGGGCATCTATTACGCGGCCGGATTCGATCCCGACTCCAGCGCGAACTTCGCCCGCCGCGCGGCCAAGTCCTTCAAGGACAAGATGGATGCCGACCCCGGCCTCTACGGCAAGGTGAAGACTACTGTGCTCGCGCCGCCGGACAAGACCGCCATCGCACCGCCCGGTTCGGCGGACATGGTGCTGACGTTTCGCAATATCCACAACTGGATGGCCGCCGGCACCGCCGACCAGATCTTCGCCGCCATGTTCTCGGCGCTGAAACCGGGCGGCGTGCTCGGCGTGGTCGAGCATCGCGGCAATCCCGCGGTGCCGCAGGATCCGAAGGCGAAATCCGGCTACGTCAACCAGGAACACGCGATCAGGCTGGCGGAGAAGGCCGGCTTCAAATTCGTCGAGGGCAGCGAGATCAACGCCAATCCCCGGGACACCAAGGATCACCCGAAGGGCGTCTGGACCCTGCCGCCGACCTTTGCCCTGGAGGACGAGGACCGCGCGAAGTACCTCGCCATCGGCGAGAGCGACCGCTTCACGCTGAAGTTCGTCAAACCCTGA
- a CDS encoding DUF2959 domain-containing protein, with the protein MHLNNKNLHISLPVALALLCLGGCQTMYYGTMEKFGVEKRDILVKRVDKAREAQQEAKEQFASALDKFIAVTGYEGGDLEEQYNILKDEDDASLARAEDVKSRIVDVKDVADSLFAEWNEELGKYTDPNLKRASAQQLKSTQASYKKLVAAMDAAEKKIQPVLNAFQDRVLFLKHNLNASAIASLRNQKMSIEKDISALIRDMNTSIAEADKFIDSMSKPE; encoded by the coding sequence ATGCATTTGAATAACAAGAACCTTCACATTTCACTGCCGGTGGCGCTGGCCTTGTTGTGCCTGGGTGGCTGCCAGACCATGTATTACGGCACGATGGAGAAATTCGGCGTCGAGAAGCGCGACATTCTGGTCAAGCGCGTCGACAAGGCGCGCGAGGCGCAGCAGGAGGCGAAGGAGCAGTTCGCCTCGGCGCTGGACAAGTTCATCGCCGTGACCGGCTATGAAGGCGGCGATCTGGAGGAGCAGTACAACATCCTGAAGGATGAAGACGATGCCAGCCTCGCCCGCGCGGAGGACGTCAAGTCGCGCATCGTCGACGTCAAGGATGTGGCGGACAGCCTGTTCGCGGAATGGAACGAGGAACTCGGCAAGTACACCGACCCGAACCTGAAGCGCGCGAGCGCGCAGCAGTTAAAGAGTACGCAGGCGTCCTACAAGAAGCTGGTCGCGGCGATGGATGCGGCGGAGAAGAAGATCCAGCCGGTGCTGAACGCCTTCCAGGACCGCGTGCTGTTCCTGAAGCACAACCTCAACGCCAGCGCGATCGCCTCGCTGCGCAATCAGAAGATGAGCATCGAGAAGGACATCTCGGCGCTGATCCGCGACATGAACACGTCGATCGCCGAGGCGGACAAGTTCATCGACTCGATGTCAAAGCCGGAGTAA
- a CDS encoding SUMF1/EgtB/PvdO family nonheme iron enzyme has product MRYVNHEMTRRAARACGAALIALLCALPVQAAEPAVRPAAPAANMALVPAGEFVMGSDKAEHEGVAGEFGNTKPWYLDEHPEHRVRLPAYYIDPYEVTNADYRAFFAAVNVPPPDHWLDRGYILSLKHDKLTSLDVEKLRQLAVKTFKLDLDTRAMTKDELLAAIGKKFELQGREPVIYVSWNDADAYCRWAGKRLPTEAEWEKAARGAGGQEFPWGQEWKDGMSNAGEEEWEDGVAPVGSYSTDKSPYGVFDMAGNVSEWITDWYQAYPGSDYTSDNFGEKFRVVRGAGRGGEGHYALHLFQRGAYRFNLPPDSRFNDLGFQSCAADASPRRPPAWSDPPIIRELMTLGTDLFY; this is encoded by the coding sequence ATGCGCTACGTGAATCATGAGATGACGCGCCGCGCGGCGCGGGCATGCGGCGCCGCGTTGATCGCCCTGCTCTGCGCGCTGCCTGTGCAGGCGGCAGAACCCGCCGTCCGGCCCGCGGCACCGGCCGCCAATATGGCGCTGGTCCCGGCCGGCGAGTTCGTCATGGGCAGCGACAAGGCCGAACATGAGGGCGTCGCGGGCGAATTCGGCAACACCAAGCCGTGGTATCTGGACGAGCATCCGGAGCACCGCGTGCGCCTGCCTGCCTACTACATCGACCCGTACGAGGTCACCAACGCCGACTATCGCGCGTTCTTCGCCGCGGTCAACGTCCCGCCGCCGGACCACTGGCTCGACCGCGGCTACATCCTCAGCCTGAAGCACGACAAGCTGACCTCGCTCGATGTCGAGAAGCTGCGCCAGCTCGCGGTGAAGACCTTCAAGCTCGACCTCGACACGCGGGCGATGACGAAGGACGAGCTGCTGGCGGCGATCGGGAAGAAGTTCGAGCTGCAGGGGCGCGAGCCGGTGATCTACGTGAGCTGGAACGACGCCGATGCCTACTGCCGCTGGGCCGGCAAGCGCCTGCCGACCGAGGCCGAGTGGGAAAAGGCGGCGCGCGGCGCCGGTGGCCAGGAATTTCCCTGGGGCCAGGAGTGGAAGGACGGCATGAGCAACGCCGGCGAAGAGGAATGGGAAGACGGTGTCGCGCCGGTGGGCTCGTACTCCACCGACAAGTCGCCGTACGGCGTGTTCGACATGGCCGGCAACGTCTCCGAATGGATTACCGACTGGTATCAGGCCTACCCGGGCTCGGACTACACGAGCGACAACTTCGGCGAGAAATTCCGCGTCGTGCGCGGCGCCGGCCGCGGCGGCGAGGGCCATTACGCCCTGCACCTGTTCCAGCGCGGCGCCTACCGCTTCAACCTCCCCCCCGACTCGCGCTTCAACGACCTCGGCTTCCAAAGCTGCGCCGCTGACGCATCGCCCCGAAGGCCGCCAGCCTGGAGTGATCCTCCAATAATCCGGGAATTAATGACGTTGGGGACAGATTTATTTTATTGA